One genomic segment of Odocoileus virginianus isolate 20LAN1187 ecotype Illinois chromosome 33, Ovbor_1.2, whole genome shotgun sequence includes these proteins:
- the PMS2 gene encoding mismatch repair endonuclease PMS2 isoform X2 produces MERADGPSSELAKAIKPIDRKSVHQICSGQVVLGLSTAVKELVENSVDAGATSIDLRLKDYGVELIEVSDNGCGVEEENFEGLTLKHHTSKIQEFADLSQVETFGFRGEALSSLCALSDVTISTCHTSVKVGTRLVFDHNGKILQKTPYPRPRGTTVSVQQLFYTLPVRHKEFQRNIKKEFAKMVQVLQAYCIISAGVRISCTNQVGQGKRQPVVCTSGSSSMKENIGLVFGQKQLQSLTPFVQLPPSGSICGEYGLSCSQALHDLFCISGFISHCAHGVGRSSTDRQFFFINRRPCDPAKVSRLVNEVYHMYNRHQYPFVVLNISVDSECVDINVTPDKRQILLQEEKLLLAVLKTSLIGMFESEVKLQVSQQSLPAMEGHLIKRPSAEMEKPEPEKQDDPAPLRTHGEEKRAVTISRLREAFSLHHSTENKSRGPKATDPRRVSLRQKSSAQFPRASGPPCSQKHISEPGEEGRTSAQGPRDLMGRVEMEEDSGHSSASASSKEASSTPETSGTETSTDRVASSPEDKFSQESVESREKLPETDCRLSGTKCHLDQEIGSTSRVLPQPTKLSSPNAKRFKKEGIPLNPDILPESVKTQSASASEVDVAVKINKKIVPLDFSMSSLAERIKQLCQQELQQESQQNYRKFRAKICPGENQAAEDELRKEISKTMFAEMEIIGQFNLGFIITKLNADIFIVDQHATDEKYNFEMLQQHTVLQGQRLIAPQTLNLTAVNEAILIENLEIFRKNGFDFVIDEHAPVTERAKLISLPTSKNWTFGPQDIDELLFMLSDSPGVMCRPSRVRQMFASRACRKSVMIGTPLNTSEMKKLIMHMGEMDHPWNCPHGRPTMRHIANLDVISQS; encoded by the exons ATGGAGCGAGCAGATGGGCCGAG TTCAGAACTTGCTAAGGCCATCAAACCTATCGATCGGAAGTCAGTCCATCAGATTTGTTCTGGGCAAGTGGTACTTGGTCTAAGCACTGCTGTGAAAGAGTTGGTAGAAAATAGTGTGGATGCCGGTGCAACTAGTATTG ATCTCAGGCTTAAAGACTATGGAGTGGAGCTCATCGAAGTTTCAGACAACGGATGTGGGGtagaagaagaaaattttgaagGCTTAA CTCTGAAACATCACACTTCGAAGATTCAGGAGTTTGCTGACCTCTCTCAGGTTGAAACTTTTGGCTTTCGAGGGGAAGCTCTGAGCTCACTCTGTGCACTGAG CGATGTGACTATTTCTACCTGCCACACGTCTGTGAAGGTTGGGACTCGATTGGTGTTTGATCACAATGGAAAAATCCTCCAGAAAACCCCCTACCCACGACCCAGGGGGACGACGGTCAGTGTGCAGCAGCTATTTTATACGCTTCCTGTGCGCCATAAGGAGTTTCAAAGGAATATTAAGAAG GAGTTCGCCAAGATGGTTCAGGTGTTACAGGCATACTGCATCATTTCAGCGGGTGTCCGTATAAGTTGCACCAATCAGGTTGGGCAGGGTAAGCGGCAGCCTGTGGTGTGCACCAGCGGAAGCTCCAGCATGAAGGAAAACATCGGATTGGTGTTTGGGCAGAAGCAG TTGCAGAGCCTCACCCCTTTTGTGCAGCTGCCGCCTAGTGGCTCCATCTGCGGAGAGTATGGGCTGAGCTGTTCCCAGGCTCTGCATGACCTGTTTTG TATCTCAGGTTTTATTTCGCACTGTGCTCATGGCGTGGGAAGAAGTTCAACGGACAGACAGTTTTTCTTTATCAATCGGCGGCCTTGTGACCCAGCAAAG GTTTCCAGACTTGTGAATGAGGTCTATCACATGTATAATCGACATCAGTACCCATTTGTTGTTCTTAATATTTCTGTTGATTCGG AATGTGTCGACATCAACGTTACTCCAGATAAAAGGCAAATTTTACTGCAAGAGGAGAAGCTTTTGTTGGCAGTTTTAAAGACGTCTTTGATAGGAATGTTCGAGAGTGAGGTTAAACTGCAGGTCAGCCAGCAGTCGCTGCCGGCTATGGAAG GTCACTTAATAAAGAGGCCTTCGGCAGAGATGGAGAAGCCCGAGCCAGAAAAGCAGGATGATCCTGCTCCATTAAGGACTCACGGAGAAGAGAAAAGGGCAGTGACCATTTCTAGGCTGAGAGAGGCCTTTTCCCTTCATCACTCGACTGAGAACAAGTCCCGGGGTCCGAAGGCCACCGATCCGAGGCGGGTTTCTCTGAGGCAGAAAAGCAGTGCCCAGTTCCCTAGAGCTTCGGGGCCCCCCTGCTCCCAGAAGCACATCTCTGAacctggggaggaagggaggactTCTGCTCAGGGGCCCCGTGACTTGATGGGCAGAGTGGAGATGGAGGAGGACTCAGGGCACAGCAGTGCATCTGCCAGCTCCAAGGAGGCATCCAGCACCCCTGAGACGAGCGGCACTGAGACGAGCACTGACCGGGTGGCAAGCTCCCCTGAAGACAAGTTTTCCCAAGAAAGTGTGGAGTCTCGGGAAAAGTTACCTGAAACTGACTGTCGTCTTTCAGGCACAAAGTGCCATTTAGACCAAGAAATCGGCTCCACATCTAGAGTCTTGCCACAGCCCACGAAGCTCTCATCCCCAAATGCAAAGcgttttaaaaaagaagggattCCTTTAAATCCCGACATCCTTCCAGAGTCGGTGAAAACCCAGAGTGCATCGGCGTCTGAGGTGGATGTAGCTgtgaaaattaacaagaaaatagTGCCCCTTGATTTTTCCATGAGTTCTTTAGCCGAACGAATAAAGCAGTTGTGTCAGCAAGAACTGCAACAAGAAAGTCAACAGAATTATAGGAAGTTTCGCGCAAAGATTTGCCCTGGAGAAAATCAAGCAGCAGAAGACGAACTAAGAAAAGAGATCAG CAAAACGATGTTTGCAGAAATGGAAATCATTGGTCAGTTTAACTTGGGGTTTATCATCACCAAGCTGAATGCAGATATCTTCATAGTGGACCAGCATGCCACGGACGAGAAGTACAACTTTGAGATGCTTCAGCAGCACACTGTTCTCCAGGGTCAAAGGCTTATAGC ACCTCAGACTCTCAACCTAACAGCTGTCAATGAAGCAATTCTAATAGAAAATCTGGAAATATTCAGGAAGAATGGCTTTGACTTTGTTATCGATGAACACG CGCCAGTTACTGAAAGAGCCAAGCTGATTTCCTTGCCAACCAGTAAGAACTGGACCTTTGGACCCCAGGACATAGATGAGCTGCTCTTCATGCTGAGCGACAGCCCCGGGGTCATGTGCCGGCCCTCCCGCGTCCGGCAGATGTTCGCCTCCAGAGCCTGTCGCAAGTCT GTGATGATTGGAACCCCTCTTAACACAAGCGAGATGAAGAAACTCATCATGCACATGGGGGAGATGGACCATCCCTGGAACTGTCCCCACGGAAGGCCCACCATGAGACACATCGCCAACCTGGACGTCATTTCTCAGAGCTGA
- the PMS2 gene encoding mismatch repair endonuclease PMS2 isoform X3 gives MGRDLRLKDYGVELIEVSDNGCGVEEENFEGLTLKHHTSKIQEFADLSQVETFGFRGEALSSLCALSDVTISTCHTSVKVGTRLVFDHNGKILQKTPYPRPRGTTVSVQQLFYTLPVRHKEFQRNIKKEFAKMVQVLQAYCIISAGVRISCTNQVGQGKRQPVVCTSGSSSMKENIGLVFGQKQLQSLTPFVQLPPSGSICGEYGLSCSQALHDLFCISGFISHCAHGVGRSSTDRQFFFINRRPCDPAKVSRLVNEVYHMYNRHQYPFVVLNISVDSECVDINVTPDKRQILLQEEKLLLAVLKTSLIGMFESEVKLQVSQQSLPAMEGEKTPAGHLIKRPSAEMEKPEPEKQDDPAPLRTHGEEKRAVTISRLREAFSLHHSTENKSRGPKATDPRRVSLRQKSSAQFPRASGPPCSQKHISEPGEEGRTSAQGPRDLMGRVEMEEDSGHSSASASSKEASSTPETSGTETSTDRVASSPEDKFSQESVESREKLPETDCRLSGTKCHLDQEIGSTSRVLPQPTKLSSPNAKRFKKEGIPLNPDILPESVKTQSASASEVDVAVKINKKIVPLDFSMSSLAERIKQLCQQELQQESQQNYRKFRAKICPGENQAAEDELRKEISKTMFAEMEIIGQFNLGFIITKLNADIFIVDQHATDEKYNFEMLQQHTVLQGQRLIAPQTLNLTAVNEAILIENLEIFRKNGFDFVIDEHAPVTERAKLISLPTSKNWTFGPQDIDELLFMLSDSPGVMCRPSRVRQMFASRACRKSVMIGTPLNTSEMKKLIMHMGEMDHPWNCPHGRPTMRHIANLDVISQS, from the exons ATGGGCCGAG ATCTCAGGCTTAAAGACTATGGAGTGGAGCTCATCGAAGTTTCAGACAACGGATGTGGGGtagaagaagaaaattttgaagGCTTAA CTCTGAAACATCACACTTCGAAGATTCAGGAGTTTGCTGACCTCTCTCAGGTTGAAACTTTTGGCTTTCGAGGGGAAGCTCTGAGCTCACTCTGTGCACTGAG CGATGTGACTATTTCTACCTGCCACACGTCTGTGAAGGTTGGGACTCGATTGGTGTTTGATCACAATGGAAAAATCCTCCAGAAAACCCCCTACCCACGACCCAGGGGGACGACGGTCAGTGTGCAGCAGCTATTTTATACGCTTCCTGTGCGCCATAAGGAGTTTCAAAGGAATATTAAGAAG GAGTTCGCCAAGATGGTTCAGGTGTTACAGGCATACTGCATCATTTCAGCGGGTGTCCGTATAAGTTGCACCAATCAGGTTGGGCAGGGTAAGCGGCAGCCTGTGGTGTGCACCAGCGGAAGCTCCAGCATGAAGGAAAACATCGGATTGGTGTTTGGGCAGAAGCAG TTGCAGAGCCTCACCCCTTTTGTGCAGCTGCCGCCTAGTGGCTCCATCTGCGGAGAGTATGGGCTGAGCTGTTCCCAGGCTCTGCATGACCTGTTTTG TATCTCAGGTTTTATTTCGCACTGTGCTCATGGCGTGGGAAGAAGTTCAACGGACAGACAGTTTTTCTTTATCAATCGGCGGCCTTGTGACCCAGCAAAG GTTTCCAGACTTGTGAATGAGGTCTATCACATGTATAATCGACATCAGTACCCATTTGTTGTTCTTAATATTTCTGTTGATTCGG AATGTGTCGACATCAACGTTACTCCAGATAAAAGGCAAATTTTACTGCAAGAGGAGAAGCTTTTGTTGGCAGTTTTAAAGACGTCTTTGATAGGAATGTTCGAGAGTGAGGTTAAACTGCAGGTCAGCCAGCAGTCGCTGCCGGCTATGGAAGGTGAGAAAACACCAGCAG GTCACTTAATAAAGAGGCCTTCGGCAGAGATGGAGAAGCCCGAGCCAGAAAAGCAGGATGATCCTGCTCCATTAAGGACTCACGGAGAAGAGAAAAGGGCAGTGACCATTTCTAGGCTGAGAGAGGCCTTTTCCCTTCATCACTCGACTGAGAACAAGTCCCGGGGTCCGAAGGCCACCGATCCGAGGCGGGTTTCTCTGAGGCAGAAAAGCAGTGCCCAGTTCCCTAGAGCTTCGGGGCCCCCCTGCTCCCAGAAGCACATCTCTGAacctggggaggaagggaggactTCTGCTCAGGGGCCCCGTGACTTGATGGGCAGAGTGGAGATGGAGGAGGACTCAGGGCACAGCAGTGCATCTGCCAGCTCCAAGGAGGCATCCAGCACCCCTGAGACGAGCGGCACTGAGACGAGCACTGACCGGGTGGCAAGCTCCCCTGAAGACAAGTTTTCCCAAGAAAGTGTGGAGTCTCGGGAAAAGTTACCTGAAACTGACTGTCGTCTTTCAGGCACAAAGTGCCATTTAGACCAAGAAATCGGCTCCACATCTAGAGTCTTGCCACAGCCCACGAAGCTCTCATCCCCAAATGCAAAGcgttttaaaaaagaagggattCCTTTAAATCCCGACATCCTTCCAGAGTCGGTGAAAACCCAGAGTGCATCGGCGTCTGAGGTGGATGTAGCTgtgaaaattaacaagaaaatagTGCCCCTTGATTTTTCCATGAGTTCTTTAGCCGAACGAATAAAGCAGTTGTGTCAGCAAGAACTGCAACAAGAAAGTCAACAGAATTATAGGAAGTTTCGCGCAAAGATTTGCCCTGGAGAAAATCAAGCAGCAGAAGACGAACTAAGAAAAGAGATCAG CAAAACGATGTTTGCAGAAATGGAAATCATTGGTCAGTTTAACTTGGGGTTTATCATCACCAAGCTGAATGCAGATATCTTCATAGTGGACCAGCATGCCACGGACGAGAAGTACAACTTTGAGATGCTTCAGCAGCACACTGTTCTCCAGGGTCAAAGGCTTATAGC ACCTCAGACTCTCAACCTAACAGCTGTCAATGAAGCAATTCTAATAGAAAATCTGGAAATATTCAGGAAGAATGGCTTTGACTTTGTTATCGATGAACACG CGCCAGTTACTGAAAGAGCCAAGCTGATTTCCTTGCCAACCAGTAAGAACTGGACCTTTGGACCCCAGGACATAGATGAGCTGCTCTTCATGCTGAGCGACAGCCCCGGGGTCATGTGCCGGCCCTCCCGCGTCCGGCAGATGTTCGCCTCCAGAGCCTGTCGCAAGTCT GTGATGATTGGAACCCCTCTTAACACAAGCGAGATGAAGAAACTCATCATGCACATGGGGGAGATGGACCATCCCTGGAACTGTCCCCACGGAAGGCCCACCATGAGACACATCGCCAACCTGGACGTCATTTCTCAGAGCTGA
- the PMS2 gene encoding mismatch repair endonuclease PMS2 isoform X1, whose translation MERADGPSSELAKAIKPIDRKSVHQICSGQVVLGLSTAVKELVENSVDAGATSIDLRLKDYGVELIEVSDNGCGVEEENFEGLTLKHHTSKIQEFADLSQVETFGFRGEALSSLCALSDVTISTCHTSVKVGTRLVFDHNGKILQKTPYPRPRGTTVSVQQLFYTLPVRHKEFQRNIKKEFAKMVQVLQAYCIISAGVRISCTNQVGQGKRQPVVCTSGSSSMKENIGLVFGQKQLQSLTPFVQLPPSGSICGEYGLSCSQALHDLFCISGFISHCAHGVGRSSTDRQFFFINRRPCDPAKVSRLVNEVYHMYNRHQYPFVVLNISVDSECVDINVTPDKRQILLQEEKLLLAVLKTSLIGMFESEVKLQVSQQSLPAMEGEKTPAGHLIKRPSAEMEKPEPEKQDDPAPLRTHGEEKRAVTISRLREAFSLHHSTENKSRGPKATDPRRVSLRQKSSAQFPRASGPPCSQKHISEPGEEGRTSAQGPRDLMGRVEMEEDSGHSSASASSKEASSTPETSGTETSTDRVASSPEDKFSQESVESREKLPETDCRLSGTKCHLDQEIGSTSRVLPQPTKLSSPNAKRFKKEGIPLNPDILPESVKTQSASASEVDVAVKINKKIVPLDFSMSSLAERIKQLCQQELQQESQQNYRKFRAKICPGENQAAEDELRKEISKTMFAEMEIIGQFNLGFIITKLNADIFIVDQHATDEKYNFEMLQQHTVLQGQRLIAPQTLNLTAVNEAILIENLEIFRKNGFDFVIDEHAPVTERAKLISLPTSKNWTFGPQDIDELLFMLSDSPGVMCRPSRVRQMFASRACRKSVMIGTPLNTSEMKKLIMHMGEMDHPWNCPHGRPTMRHIANLDVISQS comes from the exons ATGGAGCGAGCAGATGGGCCGAG TTCAGAACTTGCTAAGGCCATCAAACCTATCGATCGGAAGTCAGTCCATCAGATTTGTTCTGGGCAAGTGGTACTTGGTCTAAGCACTGCTGTGAAAGAGTTGGTAGAAAATAGTGTGGATGCCGGTGCAACTAGTATTG ATCTCAGGCTTAAAGACTATGGAGTGGAGCTCATCGAAGTTTCAGACAACGGATGTGGGGtagaagaagaaaattttgaagGCTTAA CTCTGAAACATCACACTTCGAAGATTCAGGAGTTTGCTGACCTCTCTCAGGTTGAAACTTTTGGCTTTCGAGGGGAAGCTCTGAGCTCACTCTGTGCACTGAG CGATGTGACTATTTCTACCTGCCACACGTCTGTGAAGGTTGGGACTCGATTGGTGTTTGATCACAATGGAAAAATCCTCCAGAAAACCCCCTACCCACGACCCAGGGGGACGACGGTCAGTGTGCAGCAGCTATTTTATACGCTTCCTGTGCGCCATAAGGAGTTTCAAAGGAATATTAAGAAG GAGTTCGCCAAGATGGTTCAGGTGTTACAGGCATACTGCATCATTTCAGCGGGTGTCCGTATAAGTTGCACCAATCAGGTTGGGCAGGGTAAGCGGCAGCCTGTGGTGTGCACCAGCGGAAGCTCCAGCATGAAGGAAAACATCGGATTGGTGTTTGGGCAGAAGCAG TTGCAGAGCCTCACCCCTTTTGTGCAGCTGCCGCCTAGTGGCTCCATCTGCGGAGAGTATGGGCTGAGCTGTTCCCAGGCTCTGCATGACCTGTTTTG TATCTCAGGTTTTATTTCGCACTGTGCTCATGGCGTGGGAAGAAGTTCAACGGACAGACAGTTTTTCTTTATCAATCGGCGGCCTTGTGACCCAGCAAAG GTTTCCAGACTTGTGAATGAGGTCTATCACATGTATAATCGACATCAGTACCCATTTGTTGTTCTTAATATTTCTGTTGATTCGG AATGTGTCGACATCAACGTTACTCCAGATAAAAGGCAAATTTTACTGCAAGAGGAGAAGCTTTTGTTGGCAGTTTTAAAGACGTCTTTGATAGGAATGTTCGAGAGTGAGGTTAAACTGCAGGTCAGCCAGCAGTCGCTGCCGGCTATGGAAGGTGAGAAAACACCAGCAG GTCACTTAATAAAGAGGCCTTCGGCAGAGATGGAGAAGCCCGAGCCAGAAAAGCAGGATGATCCTGCTCCATTAAGGACTCACGGAGAAGAGAAAAGGGCAGTGACCATTTCTAGGCTGAGAGAGGCCTTTTCCCTTCATCACTCGACTGAGAACAAGTCCCGGGGTCCGAAGGCCACCGATCCGAGGCGGGTTTCTCTGAGGCAGAAAAGCAGTGCCCAGTTCCCTAGAGCTTCGGGGCCCCCCTGCTCCCAGAAGCACATCTCTGAacctggggaggaagggaggactTCTGCTCAGGGGCCCCGTGACTTGATGGGCAGAGTGGAGATGGAGGAGGACTCAGGGCACAGCAGTGCATCTGCCAGCTCCAAGGAGGCATCCAGCACCCCTGAGACGAGCGGCACTGAGACGAGCACTGACCGGGTGGCAAGCTCCCCTGAAGACAAGTTTTCCCAAGAAAGTGTGGAGTCTCGGGAAAAGTTACCTGAAACTGACTGTCGTCTTTCAGGCACAAAGTGCCATTTAGACCAAGAAATCGGCTCCACATCTAGAGTCTTGCCACAGCCCACGAAGCTCTCATCCCCAAATGCAAAGcgttttaaaaaagaagggattCCTTTAAATCCCGACATCCTTCCAGAGTCGGTGAAAACCCAGAGTGCATCGGCGTCTGAGGTGGATGTAGCTgtgaaaattaacaagaaaatagTGCCCCTTGATTTTTCCATGAGTTCTTTAGCCGAACGAATAAAGCAGTTGTGTCAGCAAGAACTGCAACAAGAAAGTCAACAGAATTATAGGAAGTTTCGCGCAAAGATTTGCCCTGGAGAAAATCAAGCAGCAGAAGACGAACTAAGAAAAGAGATCAG CAAAACGATGTTTGCAGAAATGGAAATCATTGGTCAGTTTAACTTGGGGTTTATCATCACCAAGCTGAATGCAGATATCTTCATAGTGGACCAGCATGCCACGGACGAGAAGTACAACTTTGAGATGCTTCAGCAGCACACTGTTCTCCAGGGTCAAAGGCTTATAGC ACCTCAGACTCTCAACCTAACAGCTGTCAATGAAGCAATTCTAATAGAAAATCTGGAAATATTCAGGAAGAATGGCTTTGACTTTGTTATCGATGAACACG CGCCAGTTACTGAAAGAGCCAAGCTGATTTCCTTGCCAACCAGTAAGAACTGGACCTTTGGACCCCAGGACATAGATGAGCTGCTCTTCATGCTGAGCGACAGCCCCGGGGTCATGTGCCGGCCCTCCCGCGTCCGGCAGATGTTCGCCTCCAGAGCCTGTCGCAAGTCT GTGATGATTGGAACCCCTCTTAACACAAGCGAGATGAAGAAACTCATCATGCACATGGGGGAGATGGACCATCCCTGGAACTGTCCCCACGGAAGGCCCACCATGAGACACATCGCCAACCTGGACGTCATTTCTCAGAGCTGA